In Harmonia axyridis chromosome 6, icHarAxyr1.1, whole genome shotgun sequence, a single window of DNA contains:
- the LOC123683125 gene encoding craniofacial development protein 2-like codes for MVVNFPFTGKIMNSQTFSQIIQKSIEVKNSRQYNKSGICTNQFVERRGGRKAIKDISKAKFLIITSDFNAKLWQRTQGDPENIGSFGLGDRNERGEMLLNFLAKENLYFLNTFFQKPTQRKWTLRSPGSITNNEIDYIISNTKTVCRDVSVLNTIHTSGDHILVRVHFVFDLQKERNRLFRKTFFPTAEELETNKEKYQEELENKLQAVILDENLSVDQIVQNIESSINTSVKNICSRNRTPANSKLSINSLNFMNNRRRLRRHTEEY; via the exons ATGGTCGTAAATTTTCCTTTCACCGGTAAAATAATGAACTCTCAAACATtctctcaaattattcaaaaaagtaTCGAAGTGAAAAAT TCAAGGCAGTACAATAAGTCAGGTATATGCACCAACCAGTTCGTCGAAAGACGAGGAGGCAGAAAAGCTATCAAAGATATATCAAAGGCAAAATTTCTAATCATCACCAGTGACTTCAATGCGAAGTTGTGGCAGAGAACGCAAGGAGATCCAGAAAACATCGGCAGCTTTGGACTGGGAGACAGGAATGAAAGAGGTGAAATGCTACTCAACTTTTTAGCCaaggaaaatttatatttcctcAATACATTTTTCCAAAAACCAACACAAAGAAAATGGACCTTGAGAAGCCCGGGTAGTATCACAAACAATGAAATTGATTACATAATATCAAATACCAAAACAGTATGTCGGGACGTCTCGGTACTCAATACAATACACACCAGTGGCGACCATATACTCGTTCGAGTCCACTTCGTCTTCGATTTGCAGAAGGAAAGAAATAGACTTTTCCGGAAAACTTTTTTTCCCACCGCAGAAGAACTTGAAACGAATAAAGAAAAATACCAAGAGGAGTTAGAGAACAAACTGCAAGCTGTCATCTTGGACGAAAATCTAAGCGTGGATCAAATAGTCCAGAACATAGAATCTAGTATCAATACTAGCGTAAAAAATATATGCAGCAGGAATAGAACTCCTGCCAATAGTAAATTATCAATAAACTCCTTGAATTTCATGAACAATAGGAGAAGACTGCGAAGACACACAGAAGAATACTGA